From the genome of Mastacembelus armatus chromosome 12, fMasArm1.2, whole genome shotgun sequence:
AGAGAACTACACAGAGGCTTCATACTGTTCTTTGTATTAACTGTttcatgacatgtttttaaCCACTCATCACCAATGTGTGGGACTCCAAATCTTTTTGCCAATATGGATAAACCTATCAGTTTCCACTAACCTGGATTAAAGAGGATGAGGAACTTGATGCAGGCAAATTCTTGACGGTCCACCTTTAGAACACTGAGCTTCTCAACCAGGTCCTTCCCTCTCTGGATCAGGCTGGCCAAGGTAGGGCCAGCAAGAGAGGATATATCTGACAGTTCCACCTGAACCAAAGAATACATATGCTGACATcagaaaaaaatttttaaaaaatcacgGGACTTGCAATTAGTTGTTAAAGACTTTCTACAATAACTCCCAGTTTTGCGCAGCAGCTTAGACCTTATCTCCTCTGTACATAGATATGTTATTTACTAAAGAGACTTCCTCCCTATCTGATCCCCATGCGCTTCAATACCAATACCCTGTagtcaatatatatatatggaatataatttgtttttttaatcacactTTATACTCAACACAATTATTGGAGACTGTGTAAAAGCTTATCATTCTTAATCTTCTGGTCCAGTTTTTAGGTGTAGGATAGAttaggacccaagtgcagacaacgaaatgttcttcattttaatgCCAACAAGGAGAAAAGTGAACTCAGGAACAAACTGTAGCGTGGTACTCAGATGTGGACAGACAACACTCAGGTCAAACACAATAATCCAGCGAAGAACAAAAGACACAGACTGGAATATATATACAGGGAACAAAAGatcaataaaacacaggtgCAACTAATCCTCGTAATGGAACCTCGTACCTAACAAGAAGACCAGGAAAGAGTAGGAAACGAGaatccaaaataaaagttcaacACAGTGAGTCCAAAATACAGAACCGTGACATATAGTTAAAGggtaaaataaaagagaagacATGAAGTGAACTATATAacagagaataaataaataaaagtaaataatgaATTGGTATGAAACCATCCGCGACCTTCCTAAACTGACACAATAACTGAGCATACTGTAGTAAAGGATATACAGTACTTTATACTGTGTACATGTTCTCTCCCCTTTATTTAACTGAAGACTAAAGGGGAGACTTTCTTCAACGATGGAATTAGATCAAATGAGAGAATGATCATTCTTAATCACAGTATCATGAATTAGTTCTGGATCTGAAAAAATCTAAGAAGGGATATAACATAAGTTCAGAAAAGCAGTGAGATATAAAGTGCATACTCCACTTGGCCCTCATGTTGTTGCAGCTGTTTTCTCCCTTTTTGGcatttttatgaataaaatgtgtttaaaaagaaaagaaaaggtagGGGAGGCAGAGGTGACTCACTTCTTGCCCTGTGACCAGGAGTAGACTGCCCTCCCTGCCATACATGACCTGTCTGGAGATGATGTCTAAGAGCAACAGGTCACTCCAACAGTTGTGCAGTAACTTCATCTGATCGCTCACCTTGGAAGAGAAGGAAATAACTAATAGAATCCAACTACTGGTTGTATTGGGCTCATCATTTATCCATGTTTTTCCCACTCCATGCAGTCTGCACTGTTATCAGTTAATTTTACTTCAGCCATCAGGTACATTTGGTGGTTGTTTATGTTCTGTTAGCTAAACTATGCTTAACAAATTCTGGAGAAAGCTCACAGTTGCACTTCTTTATAAAGTACATGCTCGTCAACAGTGGACAGGTCACTTGCTGCTGTCTCCATGCCAAACCGGTTCCTTCAGTCAGAAAATATGGATCTGCTCACAGCTGTTCACTTTGTTAATATAACATCTGACTGTATTGATAATATCCACAGAAGAACATATGTTTTAACATTTGGAAAACCTGCAAGTGACCCACAGTGAATATTGTTAACAGTATgtattgtaatggaaaaatgagtttcaatgattgattattcttactgattgtTATtctttcttactgtattcttggtttttcaggtttcacagagttcaccaaggagctcatgtgtttttcataatcatatctgatgtttatgttcttcctgacctagtatagtctggcACTAAGGGACACAATGTTGTccaggatgttggtgaggagtatctgggagaaaggttccttaggacactaggtgtagaacaatagggaagtatagacttaattatctgattatgtgaatgatatttgcatttactttgcatgtctgtataagcAGAGGCCTCAGCCcagtaggagctgagcaactggggaacaattgttctattctggtttgctcctttctttcaagaaatatattcagaaaaagacagtctatctgcactctctttattgctcatccagcggtttttgccacaacagtaattagagaaaaaaaaagtacaatgcAATATTAATGAGGAACCCAGAGCCCTGAATGCTGTATTTCAAACTCAAGCATGCGCTCCAAGCCATGGATCCTGATGAACCAATGTTCCTGGAAAATACACAGCTAAACAATTTTGGAGACCACTAGGGCAATGCATGGTGTGCTGATAGCACTAAAACATGTGCTGCCACTTGGGGCCAGCACAGCACTTTCTGAAAACTCATTCTAGCTTCTTTAGAATATTTTCACAGATTGACAATGCAGCATGCTTTATAAATACAAAACTCACTTAAGCCAGTTGCCTGGAGTTCAGTAGAAAGTTTAGAGAGGACTGGAAGGAGGGCTTTACTCAAGAGGTTTTGTAAAAaatccctttaatggaagaaacctccaacaAAACTGGTATAATGTATACTGAGGTTGATTTTGTACAATTTTAAGTTATCCAGTGCCATTCTGTACCAATGGTTCTTTTGCAGTGATAAATATGCTACAGTTCTGTAAAATCAATATGGCTGAATCATCATTTCTGTCAGCAGAGTCTAATATGTGCTGTGACTGCCAGTGTTTCAGTCACTTCAGTTGTACTTGCTTGTACATGATTCGTCCTATCAGtatgtgattgtttttgtgtgggtTAAACCAAATGCTTACCTTGAGCTGTTTGAAGAAAATGGATGTGCGAGCCCACTCCACAATGAAGAACAATGTCTGGTCAGCCATGAGGCACATGATGCTGAAGGTGCTAGGGTTCCTGTGCTTGTTAGAACCAGAGTGTTCCTGCTTTAGACGAGCAGTGGTCTTACtttgcagttgtatttcatCTGGATCACAGCGCAAGAACTCCATCACTAGCCGAGGCATCCTGGAACCTTGTGGTGGGCTTGAGAATAGGTTGTCTGAGTAGATTCCTGCAGCCGAGCCTGATGAAATTGCACAGTTGTTGGGGTGCTCTGATTTAACTGTCCAGTTTGAGAAAGAGGGGTACTGGTACAGGGTGGCACCAGGTGAGTTGGAGGGCAGTAGTGATGGATGTTGGTGGCTGATGATATCATTCTGTGCTGTGGGTAGCACTGCACTCTGGGGGATAGTATCTGGTTGGAAGCCGCCACTAAAGGTATAGTCTCTCTGGTGGGTTGAGGAGACCAGAAGTGGGCTGCTCTCTTTTCTGAATGCACTAGCATGTATCAAa
Proteins encoded in this window:
- the nr5a1b gene encoding steroidogenic factor 1b, translating into MEYRHNVDLEELCPVCGDKVSGYHYGLLTCESCKGFFKRTVQNNKKYICAEKQECRVDKAQRKRCPFCRFQKCLHVGMRLEAVRADRMRGGRNKFGPMYKRDRALKQQRKALIHASAFRKESSPLLVSSTHQRDYTFSGGFQPDTIPQSAVLPTAQNDIISHQHPSLLPSNSPGATLYQYPSFSNWTVKSEHPNNCAISSGSAAGIYSDNLFSSPPQGSRMPRLVMEFLRCDPDEIQLQSKTTARLKQEHSGSNKHRNPSTFSIMCLMADQTLFFIVEWARTSIFFKQLKVSDQMKLLHNCWSDLLLLDIISRQVMYGREGSLLLVTGQEVELSDISSLAGPTLASLIQRGKDLVEKLSVLKVDRQEFACIKFLILFNPDVKELEDQGFIESMQEQVEGTLLEYILSTSSQHFGRFAHLLLCRSELRTLSSLAEDYLYFRHLSAEVPCNNLLIEMLCAKRS